One part of the Nitrosophilus kaiyonis genome encodes these proteins:
- a CDS encoding glycosyltransferase family 39 protein: MKPKKILYIYLFFYSIFLILISKTIYISPKEALIFYEEKSLLHFITNFTVSLFGKNEIGLRIFFIVVNVTNILLLYDISTKILKKENDALLTAFIFSILPGFLSSSLLINEAPLIIFFTLLFLYFYIKFKKIAYTLFPIMLFIDNSFAIFFLSLFFYSLFKKDNLTIIISLIFFTLSMYIFGFDVSGKPKNYFLDTFAIYSAIFSPLIFIYFFYSVYRILIKEKKDIIWFISFVSFLFSLLLSFRQKISVEDFAPFVLIGTPLMIKQFLSSYRVRIPIFRKKHKILFSIVLISVLINDFLLIDNKILYYWIDNPKKHFAYNFHISKQLANSLKKMGITCIKTYDKKLSLQLKFYDICNHSNFILTDRKLYRNSKKVSIRYKKIVLKNYYVSKINNKESF, from the coding sequence ATGAAACCAAAAAAAATATTATATATTTACCTTTTTTTCTACTCTATTTTCTTAATTTTAATCTCAAAAACGATTTACATATCTCCAAAAGAGGCTTTAATTTTTTATGAAGAAAAGTCTCTTTTACACTTTATAACAAATTTTACTGTTTCACTTTTTGGTAAAAATGAGATTGGATTAAGGATATTTTTTATTGTTGTAAATGTTACAAATATTTTACTTTTATATGACATTTCAACTAAAATATTAAAAAAAGAAAATGATGCACTTTTAACTGCATTTATTTTTTCAATTTTACCAGGATTTTTAAGTTCTTCACTTTTAATAAACGAAGCACCACTAATAATATTTTTCACACTTCTTTTTTTATATTTTTATATAAAATTTAAAAAAATTGCTTATACTCTTTTTCCAATTATGCTATTTATTGACAACTCTTTTGCTATTTTTTTTCTTTCACTATTTTTTTATTCACTCTTTAAAAAAGATAATTTAACAATTATTATATCTTTAATCTTTTTTACATTATCTATGTATATTTTTGGATTTGATGTTAGCGGAAAACCAAAAAACTATTTTTTAGATACTTTTGCAATCTATTCTGCAATATTTTCACCACTCATTTTTATATATTTTTTCTATTCAGTTTACAGAATATTAATTAAAGAGAAAAAGGATATTATCTGGTTTATATCTTTTGTTTCATTTTTATTTTCACTGCTTTTATCATTTAGACAAAAAATTTCAGTAGAGGATTTTGCTCCATTTGTATTAATAGGTACTCCTTTAATGATAAAACAGTTTTTGTCAAGTTATAGAGTTAGAATACCAATATTTAGAAAAAAGCATAAAATTTTGTTTTCTATTGTTCTAATATCAGTTTTAATAAATGATTTTTTACTTATTGATAATAAAATTTTATATTATTGGATAGATAATCCAAAAAAACATTTTGCATATAATTTTCATATTTCAAAACAGCTTGCAAATAGTTTAAAAAAAATGGGAATCACTTGTATTAAAACTTATGATAAAAAGTTATCACTTCAATTAAAATTTTATGATATTTGTAACCATTCAAATTTTATTTTAACTGATAGAAAATTATATAGAAACTCAAAAAAAGTTTCGATTCGATACAAAAAAATAGTATTAAAAAACTATTATGTTTCAAAAATAAACAATAAGGAGAGTTTCTAA
- a CDS encoding anthranilate synthase component II has translation MILMIDNYDSFTYNIVQYCLELGADLKVIRNDELSVKEIEKLNPEKIIISPGPATPKEAGVSLDVIKYFQDKLPIFGICLGHQAIAEAFGGEIIEAKNMMHGKTSIIEVVRESKIFEGIPKEFRATRYHSLVVNKKNLPSIIIPTAYSKDDHEIMALEIKDKPIYGVQFHPESIMSEYGHEIINNFLKL, from the coding sequence ATGATATTGATGATAGATAATTATGATAGCTTTACATATAATATTGTTCAATACTGCTTAGAGCTTGGTGCGGATTTGAAAGTAATAAGAAATGATGAATTAAGTGTAAAAGAGATTGAAAAATTAAATCCAGAAAAAATAATCATCTCTCCAGGACCGGCAACTCCAAAAGAGGCTGGAGTTAGTTTAGATGTAATAAAATATTTTCAAGATAAGTTGCCAATTTTTGGAATATGTTTGGGGCATCAAGCAATAGCTGAAGCTTTTGGCGGAGAGATAATTGAAGCAAAAAATATGATGCATGGAAAAACATCAATTATAGAGGTTGTGAGAGAATCAAAAATTTTTGAAGGAATTCCAAAAGAGTTTAGAGCAACAAGATATCACTCTTTAGTTGTAAACAAAAAAAATTTACCATCGATTATTATCCCAACTGCATACAGTAAAGATGATCATGAAATTATGGCTTTAGAGATTAAAGATAAGCCTATTTATGGGGTACAGTTTCATCCTGAATCTATAATGAGTGAATATGGACATGAAATAATAAATAACTTCTTAAAATTATGA